From a region of the Capricornis sumatraensis isolate serow.1 chromosome 22, serow.2, whole genome shotgun sequence genome:
- the ZBTB9 gene encoding zinc finger and BTB domain-containing protein 9, translating to MDTSTPLPPVAPSPACNPAPRTIQIEFPQHSSLLLEALNRHRLEGKFCDVSLLVQGRELRAHKAVLAAASPYFHDKLLLGDAPRLTLPSVIEADAFEGLLQLIYSGHLRLPLDALPAHLLVASGLQMWQVVDQCSEILRELENAGGGISSRGAAPFHTLLSTTGGWCIRSSPFQTPAQSSASNQSSIGGEGSELGDILQLQVEEEDEEEDEEDQGSAAPCQTPQPQRGSGSFPRPPVSHPLPTSTIPCRLPEGESAPPELPAPHTALPPKIFYIKQEPFESKEEIAGGGSQSVGAKEETKVFPAGNTEENGELGFLLPSGAGTTSGGGGPSWKPVDLHGNEILSGGGGPGGAGQAVHGPVKLGGAPPADGKRFGCLCGKRFAVKPKRDRHIMLTFSLRPFGCGICNKRFKLKHHLTEHMKTHAGALHACPHCGRRFRVHACFLRHRDLCKGQGWATAHWTYK from the coding sequence ATGGATACCTCGACGCCTTTGCCTCCTgtagccccctccccagcctgcaACCCAGCCCCACGGACGATCCAGATCGAGTTCCCTCAGCACAGCTCTTTGCTGCTGGAGGCCCTGAACCGCCACAGGCTGGAGGGAAAGTTCTGTGACGTCTCTCTCCTGGTGCAGGGCCGCGAACTGAGGGCCCACAAAGCAGTGTTGGCCGCCGCTTCTCCCTACTTCCACGACAAACTACTTCTGGGGGATGCACCGCGTCTCACCCTACCCAGCGTTATCGAAGCCGATGCCTTCGAGGGGCTGCTCCAGCTCATTTATTCGGGGCACCTCCGTCTGCCCCTGGATGCTCTCCCTGCGCACCTTCTTGTGGCCAGTGGCCTGCAGATGTGGCAAGTGGTAGATCAGTGCTCAGAGATTCTTAGAGAACTGGAAAACGCAGGTGGTGGGATTTCATCCCGAGGAGCAGCCCCTTTCCACACACTTCTTTCCACCACAGGAGGCTGGTGCATCCGCTCTTCTCCTTTCCAGACCCCGGCACAGTCTTCTGCTTCTAACCAGAGCTCgattggaggggaggggagtgaacTGGGAGATATATTACAGCTTCAGGTTgaagaggaagatgaggaagaagATGAGGAGGACCAAGGGTCAGCAGCACCCTGTCAGACTCCTCAGCCTCAGAGAGGATCAGGGAGTTTTCCTCGCCCTCCTGtatcccaccccctgcccacatCCACTATTCCTTGCAGACTTCCAGAGGGCGAGAGTGCCCCACCTGAGCTTCCTGCTCCTCATACTGCATTGCCCCCCAAAATCTTCTACATCAAGCAGGAACCCTTTGAGTCCAAGGAGGAGATAGCTGGAGGTGGAAGTCAGTCTGTAGGAGCAAAGGAGGAGACCAAAGTGTTTCCAGCAGGGAACACTGAAGAGAATGGAGAACTAGGGTTCCTACTTCCCTCAGGAGCAGGGACAACATCTGGAGGAGGTGGTCCATCCTGGAAACCAGTGGATCTTCATGGGAATGAAATCCTATCAGGGGGTGGGGGACCTGGGGGAGCAGGGCAGGCTGTGCATGGGCCTGTGAAGCTAGGTGGTGCACCCCCTGCAGATGGAAAACGCTTTGGTTGTTTGTGTGGGAAACGCTTTGCAGTGAAGCCAAAGCGTGACCGGCACATCATGCTGACCTTCAGCCTTCGACCCTTTGGCTGTGGCATCTGCAACAAGCGTTTCAAGCTGAAGCACCATCTGACAGAGCATATGAAGACGCATGCTGGAGCCCTACATGCCTGTCCTCACTGTGGTCGCCGGTTCAGAGTCCATGCCTGTTTCCTTCGCCATAGGGACCTCTGCAAGGGTCAGGGCTGGGCCACTGCTCACTGGACTTACAAGTGA